The Apium graveolens cultivar Ventura chromosome 6, ASM990537v1, whole genome shotgun sequence genome contains a region encoding:
- the LOC141667327 gene encoding vesicle-associated protein 4-2 codes for MMAITEENPPSDGKVWGLFKLPFRNGANSTPSSSQNNQHHQNQSQTNGSVDGVSNSQSSSSSSSVSSVARSLIPTRRRLRLDPSNKLYFPYEPGKQVRSAIGIKNTSKSHVAFKFQTTAPKSCFMRPPGAILAPGESLIATVFKFVENPENNEKPMDQKSRVKFKIMSLKVKGPMDYVPELFDEQKDQVTVEQILRVVFLDVERPTPALEKLKRQLAEAEAAVESRKKPPEDTGPKIIGEGLVIDEWKERRERYLARQQVEGVDSV; via the exons ATGATGGCGATCACGGAAGAAAATCCACCGTCCGACGGTAAAGTTTGGGGGCTATTTAAGCTTCCGTTTCGAAACGGCGCTAATTCGACGCCGTCTTCGTCGCAAAACAATCAGCATCATCAGAATCAGAGTCAAACTAACGGATCAGTTGACGGCGTTAGTAATAGTCAAAGTAGTAGTTCAAGCAGCTCCGTGTCTTCAGTTGCTAGATCTTTGATTCCTACACGACGTCGTTTGCGTCTCGATCCTTCTAATAAACTTTATTTTCCTT ATGAACCTGGCAAACAAGTTCGGAGTGCAATTGGGATTAAAAATACAAGCAAATCTCATGTAGCTTTTAAG TTCCAAACAACTGCGCCAAAGAGCTGTTTTATGCGTCCTCCTGGGGCAATACTTGCTCCTGGCGAGAGTCTTATAGCTACTG TATTTAAGTTTGTGGAGAATCCGGAGAATAATGAGAAGCCAATGGATCAGAAGAGCAGGGTGAAGTTTAAGATAATGAGCCTGAAGGTGAAAGGACCAATGGACTATGTACCTGAGCTG TTTGATGAACAAAAGGATCAAGTTACTGTTGAGCAGATCTTACGGGTTGTGTTTCTTGATGTGGAACGTCCTACTCCT GCTCTGGAGAAATTAAAACGTCAGCTGGCTGAAGCTGAGGCTGCTGTTGAGTCTCGCAAAAAACCTCCAGAAGACACGGGTCCAAAGATTATTGGCGAAGGACTTGTGATAGATGAATGG aaagaaagaagagaaagatATCTTGCTCGACAGCAGGTGGAGGGAGTAGATTCAGTATAA